In the Aliarcobacter cryaerophilus genome, one interval contains:
- a CDS encoding sensor histidine kinase produces MKQENILKNRTKFFILKVKKDLVLETFGNKKTQNIESGQKLKDIFNKKNYKKLTKAKQENKKTFYIKWKKRKYEIYFEKNTYYFYDITLYCKVQSRLEKSLKELRSKKEELQAVFDLAANGISILDRNGMFLYANKFFQNMMEYSMEELYKESCISLSSPEYSAPSQTAVEKAIQYGSIEKFKKICITKSGQRINASMSLSYLESRDEIVMITSDITDEIEYQDKLEKQIELEVSKRTKQYEIMCHQSRLAAMGEMIDSIAHQWRQPLNSLGIIVQSLRHISSQKNIDNTLLQEIESDIMNKINYMSQTIDDFSTFFRINKDKEQFDILISIEDAIRLILVQLNNHNIKIEIEKKDIKNFEIFGFSNEFRQVILNLIHNAMMQIVSKNIVDGKIKIEIKDINNNIQIDVIDNAEGVKKEDMPKIFDPYFSTKEKGSGIGLYMSKVIIENHMNGILKVRNIKDGAKFTIMLAKE; encoded by the coding sequence ATGAAACAAGAAAATATTTTAAAAAATAGAACAAAATTTTTTATTTTAAAAGTTAAAAAAGATTTAGTTTTAGAAACTTTTGGAAATAAGAAAACCCAAAATATTGAATCTGGACAAAAATTAAAAGATATTTTTAATAAGAAAAACTACAAAAAACTTACAAAAGCTAAACAAGAAAATAAAAAAACATTTTATATAAAATGGAAAAAAAGAAAATATGAGATATATTTTGAAAAAAATACTTACTATTTTTACGATATAACACTTTATTGTAAAGTTCAATCAAGGTTAGAAAAATCTTTAAAAGAGCTAAGATCAAAAAAAGAAGAACTCCAAGCTGTTTTTGACCTAGCTGCAAATGGGATATCTATTTTAGATAGAAATGGAATGTTTTTATATGCAAATAAATTCTTCCAAAATATGATGGAATATAGTATGGAAGAGCTCTATAAAGAATCTTGTATTTCACTATCTTCTCCTGAATACTCAGCTCCTTCTCAAACAGCTGTTGAAAAAGCTATACAATATGGAAGTATTGAAAAATTCAAGAAAATTTGTATTACAAAATCAGGACAAAGAATAAATGCAAGTATGTCCTTATCTTATTTAGAAAGTCGTGATGAGATAGTTATGATAACTTCTGATATTACAGATGAAATTGAATATCAAGATAAATTAGAGAAGCAAATAGAGCTTGAAGTTTCAAAAAGAACAAAACAATATGAGATAATGTGTCATCAATCAAGATTAGCAGCAATGGGTGAAATGATAGATTCTATTGCACATCAATGGAGACAACCACTAAATAGTTTGGGAATTATTGTTCAAAGTTTAAGACATATATCTTCACAAAAAAATATAGATAATACTCTTTTACAAGAGATAGAATCAGATATTATGAACAAAATAAACTATATGTCACAAACAATAGATGATTTTAGTACATTTTTTAGAATTAATAAAGACAAAGAACAATTTGATATATTAATTAGTATAGAAGATGCTATAAGATTAATATTAGTTCAACTAAATAATCACAATATAAAAATAGAGATAGAGAAAAAAGATATAAAGAACTTTGAAATTTTTGGTTTTTCAAATGAGTTTAGGCAAGTAATTTTAAATCTAATTCACAATGCTATGATGCAAATTGTTTCAAAAAACATAGTTGATGGAAAGATAAAAATTGAGATAAAAGATATTAATAACAATATACAAATAGATGTGATTGACAATGCAGAAGGTGTAAAAAAAGAGGATATGCCAAAAATATTTGACCCATATTTCTCTACAAAAGAGAAAGGTAGCGGAATAGGGCTTTATATGTCAAAAGTGATAATAGAAAATCATATGAATGGTATATTAAAAGTAAGAAATATTAAAGATGGTGCAAAATTTACTATTATGTTAGCAAAGGAATAA
- the purM gene encoding phosphoribosylformylglycinamidine cyclo-ligase, producing the protein MATVSYKDAGVDIDAGNQFVENIKPYVKSTMIPGVLGGIGSFAGAFELPSGYKKPVILAGTDGVGTKLKLAIDAKKFDTVGIDLVAMCTNDLLCNFGEPLFFLDYYATAKLEVEEATQVVKGIAQGCIRSECALIGGETAEMPGMYKEGDFDLAGFCVGIAEKDELDRVERVSAGDVLIALPSSGVHSNGFSLVRKLLLEKLGMSLEDDFQGKKLKDVLLEPTRIYVKEFKANKDKINALAHITGGGITENLPRVLPENLTAVVNRSKIKVLPIFEFMSKHVELEEMYRTFNMGVGMILVVNPSNVDSILASTDGYVIGELKSGERKVEFR; encoded by the coding sequence ATGGCAACAGTTAGTTACAAAGATGCAGGAGTTGATATTGATGCAGGAAATCAGTTTGTAGAAAATATCAAACCTTATGTAAAATCTACAATGATTCCTGGAGTTCTTGGAGGAATTGGCTCTTTCGCTGGTGCTTTTGAACTTCCAAGTGGTTACAAAAAGCCTGTTATTTTAGCTGGAACAGATGGTGTTGGAACAAAATTAAAATTAGCAATTGATGCAAAAAAATTTGACACTGTTGGTATTGATTTAGTTGCTATGTGTACAAATGATCTGCTTTGTAACTTTGGAGAGCCACTATTTTTCCTTGATTATTATGCAACTGCAAAACTTGAAGTTGAAGAAGCAACTCAAGTTGTAAAAGGAATTGCGCAAGGTTGTATTAGAAGCGAGTGTGCACTAATTGGTGGAGAAACAGCTGAGATGCCAGGTATGTATAAAGAGGGTGATTTTGATTTAGCTGGTTTTTGTGTAGGAATAGCTGAAAAAGATGAGCTTGATAGAGTTGAAAGAGTAAGTGCTGGAGATGTTTTAATTGCGCTTCCAAGTTCAGGAGTTCACTCAAATGGATTTTCACTTGTGCGAAAACTTCTTTTAGAAAAACTTGGTATGAGTTTAGAGGATGATTTTCAAGGTAAAAAATTAAAAGATGTTTTACTTGAACCTACAAGAATTTATGTAAAAGAGTTTAAAGCCAACAAAGATAAAATAAATGCATTAGCACACATCACTGGTGGTGGAATTACTGAAAATCTTCCAAGAGTTTTACCAGAAAATTTAACTGCTGTTGTAAATAGAAGTAAAATCAAAGTTTTACCAATATTTGAATTTATGAGTAAACATGTAGAGCTTGAAGAGATGTATAGAACATTTAATATGGGTGTTGGAATGATTCTTGTAGTAAATCCTTCAAATGTTGACTCTATTTTAGCTTCAACTGATGGTTATGTAATTGGTGAACTAAAATCAGGTGAAAGAAAAGTAGAGTTTAGATAG
- a CDS encoding spermidine synthase, translating into MKDNITFSEMMVHIPLCTHKHAKDILVVSQENSDLINELDRHKKESNYKFIELNDLEKIENKSYDIVILPNTKLDIKIVGKLFDILKDDGLIAFSSKVFSRDDNRLIDDLKLVGEKFWIAMPYRFGHQASIIASKKYHPTADLNLQRADFLDDLEYYSSEIHIASFVFPAKQHKDLTGIAKR; encoded by the coding sequence ATGAAAGATAATATTACATTTAGTGAAATGATGGTACATATACCACTTTGCACACATAAACATGCTAAAGATATTTTAGTAGTATCTCAAGAAAATAGTGATTTAATAAATGAGCTTGATAGACATAAAAAAGAGTCTAATTACAAATTTATTGAACTAAACGATTTAGAAAAAATTGAAAACAAATCTTACGATATAGTAATTTTACCAAATACAAAACTAGATATAAAAATTGTAGGAAAGCTTTTTGATATTTTAAAAGATGATGGGCTTATTGCATTTTCTTCAAAAGTTTTTTCAAGAGATGATAATAGATTAATTGATGATTTAAAACTAGTAGGTGAAAAATTCTGGATAGCAATGCCTTACAGATTTGGACACCAAGCTTCAATAATTGCTTCAAAAAAATATCACCCAACGGCTGATTTAAATCTTCAAAGAGCAGATTTTCTTGATGATTTAGAGTATTATTCAAGTGAAATTCATATAGCTTCTTTTGTTTTTCCAGCAAAACAACATAAAGATTTAACAGGTATTGCAAAAAGATAG
- the coaE gene encoding dephospho-CoA kinase (Dephospho-CoA kinase (CoaE) performs the final step in coenzyme A biosynthesis.): MKQKKEDSFKNAIALTGGIATGKSTVCNLLKLHGFLIIDADKIAHKLLDENSQKIEELFGKQYVENGKVLRKELGKIIFSNEENKLKLEALLHPLIFQKIEKEAKLFEEQNKPYIVDIPLFFEKMHYPISKSIVIYTPKDLQIKRLQNRDNISKEEAMLKISNQMDIEEKKSLGTYIIDNSKDLKHLQNEVENLISKVLN; this comes from the coding sequence ATGAAACAAAAAAAAGAAGATAGTTTTAAAAATGCAATTGCACTTACAGGAGGAATTGCAACTGGTAAAAGTACAGTTTGCAACCTTCTAAAACTTCATGGTTTTTTAATAATAGATGCTGATAAAATAGCTCATAAACTATTAGATGAAAATAGTCAAAAAATAGAAGAACTTTTTGGAAAACAATATGTTGAAAATGGAAAAGTTTTAAGAAAAGAGTTGGGTAAAATAATATTTTCTAATGAAGAGAATAAACTAAAACTTGAAGCACTACTTCATCCACTAATTTTTCAGAAAATCGAAAAAGAGGCAAAACTCTTTGAAGAACAAAATAAACCTTATATTGTTGATATTCCTCTATTTTTTGAAAAGATGCACTACCCTATTTCTAAATCAATTGTTATTTATACTCCAAAAGATTTGCAAATAAAAAGATTGCAAAATAGAGATAATATAAGCAAAGAAGAAGCTATGTTGAAAATTTCAAATCAGATGGATATTGAAGAGAAAAAAAGCTTGGGTACATATATAATAGATAACTCAAAAGATTTAAAACATCTTCAAAATGAAGTAGAAAATTTGATATCAAAGGTTTTAAATTAG
- a CDS encoding thioredoxin family protein translates to MKFIFRRLFLIFVAIFFATTLNAKEGKVIGSSNHEVPSWFKDSFLDISEDIEEATEKNKHFMIFLDFEGCPYCSKMLKESFEEDNKTSQFIKNNFDVIELNVKGSRELTWVDGDVLTEKDLTEKLKIQYSPTLLIFNSNKEIVARVNGYRNSKDFQYILDFIQTKSYEKMDFTSYLSKLDKKDTYAFIPNKMFKDLNDLSKIKTPVAIVFEDKSCIQCDHFHNKILTNKDVIDEFSKFTVIRVDANSTKELILPTGEKTTAKSLVEKINLDYRPAVLLYDDKKLISTIDALLFPFHFKEVLRYVSGKHYIQYPKTYLDYLRVRQDELLKQGIDINVAE, encoded by the coding sequence ATGAAGTTTATATTTAGACGTTTATTTTTAATTTTTGTTGCAATATTTTTTGCTACAACTTTAAACGCAAAAGAGGGGAAAGTTATTGGTTCTTCAAATCATGAAGTACCTAGTTGGTTTAAGGATAGTTTTTTAGATATAAGTGAAGATATTGAAGAAGCTACTGAAAAGAATAAGCATTTTATGATATTTTTGGATTTTGAAGGTTGTCCTTATTGTTCAAAAATGCTAAAAGAGAGTTTTGAAGAAGATAACAAAACTAGCCAATTTATCAAAAATAATTTTGATGTTATTGAACTAAATGTTAAAGGAAGTCGTGAATTAACTTGGGTTGATGGAGATGTCTTAACTGAAAAAGATTTAACAGAAAAATTAAAAATTCAATATAGTCCAACACTTCTTATTTTTAATTCAAATAAAGAGATAGTAGCTAGAGTAAATGGATATAGAAATAGTAAAGATTTTCAATATATTTTGGATTTTATACAGACAAAATCTTATGAAAAAATGGATTTCACATCATACTTAAGTAAGTTAGATAAAAAAGATACATATGCTTTTATACCAAATAAAATGTTTAAAGATTTAAATGATTTATCTAAAATAAAAACTCCTGTTGCAATTGTTTTTGAAGATAAAAGTTGTATTCAATGTGACCATTTTCACAATAAAATTCTAACAAATAAAGATGTAATTGATGAGTTTTCAAAATTTACAGTTATTAGAGTTGATGCAAATAGTACAAAAGAGTTAATTTTACCAACAGGTGAAAAAACTACAGCAAAATCTTTGGTTGAGAAAATAAATTTAGATTATAGACCAGCTGTTTTGCTTTATGATGATAAAAAGTTAATCTCAACAATAGATGCTTTACTTTTCCCTTTTCACTTCAAAGAGGTTTTAAGATATGTTAGTGGGAAACACTATATACAGTATCCAAAAACTTACTTGGATTATTTAAGAGTTAGACAAGATGAACTTTTAAAACAAGGCATAGATATAAATGTAGCAGAGTAA